One Sanguibacter sp. HDW7 DNA window includes the following coding sequences:
- the arc gene encoding proteasome ATPase — MTDPGRPDEQLALLAARNDRLVDALTRAREQIVTLNSQLEDLARPPGSFCVFVEAIDASSVVVLQQGRKMHLGVGPGIDTAALRPGQELRLNEALVVVAVGGYEPVGEIVTVKDHLADGRLVVVGRSDDERVVRVAGSLTCVRVRIGDMLVADTRTAFVYEVVPRAEVSELVLEEVPDISYEDIGGLAPQIETIRDSVELPFDHPDLYREHGLRPPKGVLLYGPPGCGKTLIAKAVAASLARLVAARDGEEEVRSYFLNVKGPELLNKYVGETERHIRSIFARAREKASEGTPVVVFFDEMESLFRTRGTGVSSDVETTIVPQLLAEIDGVERLDNVIVIGASNREDMIDPAILRPGRLDVKIRVERPDAEGAREIFGKYLTTDLPLHADDLAEHGGDAAATVAGMIQRTVERMYATDDANRFIEVTYASGDKEVLYFRDFASGAMIQNVVDRAKKHAIKDLLASGERGLRVDHLLRSLGEELRENEDLPSTTNPDDWARVSGRKGERIVFIRTIVQHAKHATENQARPVEATSPTGQYL; from the coding sequence ATGACCGATCCCGGCCGCCCCGACGAGCAGCTCGCGCTGCTCGCCGCGCGCAACGACCGTCTCGTCGACGCTCTCACGCGGGCGCGCGAGCAGATCGTCACGCTCAACAGCCAGCTCGAGGACCTCGCCCGCCCGCCGGGCTCGTTCTGCGTCTTCGTCGAGGCGATCGACGCGTCGTCGGTCGTCGTCCTCCAGCAGGGTCGGAAGATGCACCTCGGGGTCGGCCCCGGCATCGACACGGCAGCGCTGCGCCCTGGCCAGGAGCTGCGCCTCAACGAGGCCCTCGTCGTCGTCGCGGTCGGGGGCTACGAGCCGGTCGGCGAGATCGTCACGGTGAAGGACCACCTCGCCGACGGGCGGCTCGTCGTCGTCGGTCGTTCGGACGACGAACGTGTCGTGCGCGTCGCGGGCTCGCTCACGTGCGTGCGCGTGCGCATCGGGGACATGCTCGTCGCGGACACGCGCACGGCGTTCGTCTACGAGGTCGTGCCGCGCGCTGAGGTCTCCGAGCTCGTGCTCGAGGAGGTGCCGGACATCTCCTACGAGGACATCGGCGGCCTCGCCCCGCAGATCGAGACGATCCGCGACTCGGTCGAGCTGCCCTTCGACCACCCCGACCTCTACCGCGAGCACGGGCTGCGCCCGCCCAAGGGCGTCCTGCTCTACGGTCCTCCCGGCTGCGGCAAGACGCTCATCGCCAAGGCCGTCGCGGCCTCGCTCGCGCGGCTCGTCGCGGCGCGCGACGGGGAGGAGGAGGTGCGCTCGTACTTCCTCAACGTCAAGGGCCCCGAGCTCCTCAACAAGTACGTCGGCGAGACCGAGCGGCACATCCGCTCGATCTTCGCGCGGGCACGGGAGAAGGCCTCGGAGGGCACCCCGGTCGTCGTGTTCTTCGACGAGATGGAGTCGCTGTTCCGCACGCGCGGCACAGGCGTGTCCTCCGACGTCGAGACGACGATCGTGCCGCAGCTCCTCGCAGAGATCGACGGCGTAGAGCGTCTCGACAACGTCATCGTCATCGGCGCGTCGAACCGTGAGGACATGATCGACCCCGCGATCCTGCGGCCGGGCCGTCTCGACGTGAAGATCCGCGTCGAACGTCCTGACGCCGAGGGCGCGCGGGAGATCTTCGGCAAGTACCTCACGACGGACCTCCCGCTCCACGCGGACGACCTCGCCGAGCACGGTGGGGACGCCGCTGCGACCGTCGCGGGCATGATCCAGCGGACCGTCGAGCGCATGTACGCGACCGACGACGCCAACCGCTTCATCGAGGTGACGTACGCGAGCGGCGACAAGGAGGTCCTCTACTTCCGGGACTTCGCGTCGGGCGCGATGATCCAGAACGTCGTCGACCGCGCGAAGAAGCACGCGATCAAGGACCTGCTCGCCTCGGGCGAGCGCGGCCTGCGCGTCGACCATCTGCTGCGCTCGCTCGGCGAGGAGCTCCGCGAGAACGAGGACCTCCCGTCGACGACGAACCCCGACGACTGGGCCCGGGTCTCGGGCCGCAAGGGCGAGCGGATCGTCTTCATCCGGACGATCGTCCAGCACGCCAAGCACGCCACCGAGAACCAGGCACGTCCCGTCGAGGCCACGAGCCCGACGGGCCAGTACCTCTGA
- the prcA gene encoding proteasome subunit alpha — MSMPFYVSPEQLMKDRADFARKGIARGRSVVVVGYADGIAFATVNASRALHKVSEIYDRIAFAAVGKYNEFERLRVAGIRYADLRGYSYDRADVRARGLANAYAQTIGAAFTTDSKPLEVELVVAEVGASAAEDALYRLSYDGSVADLRDHVVLGGDAETLAAEVAERWRPGLSLGEVLRLAAEVLAHGDEQLAAVQAADLEVAVLDRTRPRRAFRRVENHELATLLGSASSGAPSTTTEATTGEGADA; from the coding sequence ATGAGCATGCCGTTCTACGTCTCGCCCGAGCAGCTCATGAAGGACCGCGCGGACTTCGCGCGCAAGGGCATCGCGCGCGGCAGGTCGGTCGTCGTCGTCGGTTACGCCGACGGCATCGCGTTCGCGACCGTCAACGCCTCGCGCGCGCTCCACAAGGTCTCGGAGATCTACGACCGCATCGCGTTCGCGGCGGTCGGCAAGTACAACGAGTTCGAGCGGCTGCGGGTCGCGGGCATCCGCTACGCGGACCTGCGCGGCTACTCCTACGACCGTGCGGACGTCCGCGCGCGCGGCCTCGCGAACGCGTACGCGCAGACGATCGGCGCGGCGTTCACGACGGACTCCAAGCCGCTCGAGGTCGAGCTCGTCGTCGCCGAGGTCGGCGCGAGCGCCGCCGAGGACGCGCTCTACCGGCTCTCCTACGACGGCTCGGTCGCGGACCTGCGCGACCACGTCGTGCTCGGCGGCGACGCCGAGACCCTGGCCGCGGAGGTCGCCGAGCGGTGGCGTCCGGGGCTGTCGCTCGGCGAGGTGCTGCGGCTCGCGGCCGAGGTCCTCGCGCACGGCGACGAGCAGCTCGCGGCCGTGCAGGCCGCCGACCTCGAGGTCGCGGTGCTCGACCGCACGCGGCCGCGGCGCGCGTTCCGGCGTGTCGAGAACCACGAGCTCGCGACGCTCCTGGGCTCCGCGTCGAGCGGGGCGCCGAGCACGACGACGGAGGCCACGACCGGCGAGGGGGCCGACGCATGA
- the dop gene encoding depupylase/deamidase Dop — translation MGVTRVVGIETEYGVVSPGNPGANPILMSSQVVNAYRALAELPRPPRWDYLDEDPLADARGFHLQRASAHPSLLTDDPSRPAPSGDVPTGDADAGDFVVAGPVTGIARPAAPLYDDPSTSNAILTNGARLYVDHAHPEYSAPEVLTPREAVVWDVAGERVMLRAARELASAGIDVDLYKNNGDGKGASYGTHENFLVDRGVPFETLVDLLTPFLVTRQVIVGSGRVGLGQRGEDAGFQMSQRADFMEAEVGLETTLRRPIVNTRDEPHADRERWRRLHVIIGDANLLETATFLKIGMTNLVLAVAENLHRLGPATARLVGLRLADPVGDVRGVSRDLDLAAPLYVRGGGTVTALEVQGLYLDAAREVAALDGTPDAPTQEVLDRWEDVLVRLGRSLAECARDVEWVAKHRLLDRMREREGLGWASPRLAAFDLQWSDVRPERGVYQRLLAAGAVDRLTTEAEVADAVHHPPVSTRAYFRGEVVARFGPHLDAASWDSVVLDVPGAPALQRVPMLDPHKGTRAQVGPLFDAHGDDVGAFLAALLA, via the coding sequence GTGGGCGTCACGCGCGTCGTCGGGATCGAGACCGAGTACGGGGTCGTGTCCCCGGGCAACCCCGGGGCGAACCCGATCCTCATGTCGTCGCAGGTCGTCAATGCGTACCGGGCGCTCGCCGAGCTGCCGCGGCCACCGCGCTGGGACTATCTCGACGAGGACCCGCTCGCGGACGCGCGCGGCTTCCACCTCCAGCGGGCCTCGGCGCACCCGTCGCTCCTCACGGACGACCCGTCGCGCCCGGCGCCTTCGGGCGACGTGCCGACGGGCGACGCCGACGCGGGGGACTTCGTCGTTGCCGGCCCCGTCACGGGCATCGCGCGGCCTGCCGCGCCGCTCTACGACGACCCGAGCACGTCGAACGCGATCCTCACGAACGGCGCGCGCCTCTACGTCGACCACGCGCACCCCGAGTACTCCGCGCCCGAGGTCCTCACGCCGCGCGAGGCCGTCGTGTGGGACGTCGCCGGCGAGCGCGTCATGCTGCGCGCGGCGCGCGAGCTCGCGTCCGCAGGGATCGACGTCGACCTCTACAAGAACAACGGCGACGGCAAGGGCGCGAGCTACGGCACGCACGAGAACTTCCTCGTCGACCGCGGGGTGCCGTTCGAGACGCTCGTCGACCTCCTCACGCCGTTCCTCGTGACGCGGCAGGTCATCGTCGGCTCGGGGCGGGTGGGGCTCGGCCAGCGCGGCGAGGACGCGGGCTTCCAGATGTCGCAGCGTGCGGACTTCATGGAGGCAGAGGTCGGCCTCGAGACGACGCTGCGCAGGCCCATCGTCAACACACGCGACGAGCCGCACGCGGACCGCGAACGCTGGCGGCGGCTCCACGTCATCATCGGCGACGCCAACCTCCTCGAGACGGCGACGTTCCTCAAGATCGGCATGACGAACCTCGTGCTCGCGGTCGCGGAGAACCTTCACCGGCTCGGGCCGGCGACCGCGCGGCTCGTGGGTCTGCGGCTCGCGGACCCGGTCGGTGACGTGCGCGGCGTGAGCCGCGACCTCGACCTTGCGGCGCCGCTCTACGTGCGTGGCGGCGGGACGGTCACCGCGCTCGAGGTGCAGGGTCTCTACCTCGACGCGGCGCGCGAGGTCGCGGCGCTCGACGGCACGCCCGACGCGCCGACGCAGGAGGTCCTCGACCGCTGGGAGGACGTCCTCGTGCGCCTCGGGCGCTCGCTCGCCGAGTGTGCGCGTGACGTCGAGTGGGTCGCCAAGCACCGCCTGCTCGACCGCATGCGCGAGCGTGAGGGTCTCGGCTGGGCGAGCCCGCGGCTCGCGGCGTTCGACCTCCAGTGGTCAGACGTCCGTCCCGAGCGGGGCGTCTACCAACGACTCCTCGCCGCGGGAGCGGTCGACCGGCTGACGACGGAGGCCGAGGTCGCCGACGCGGTCCACCATCCGCCGGTGAGCACCCGTGCCTACTTCCGCGGCGAGGTCGTCGCGCGCTTCGGCCCGCACCTCGACGCGGCGAGCTGGGACTCCGTGGTCCTCGACGTGCCCGGGGCGCCCGCGCTCCAGCGCGTGCCGATGCTCGACCCTCACAAGGGGACGCGCGCGCAGGTCGGGCCGCTGTTCGACGCGCACGGCGACGACGTCGGCGCGTTCCTCGCCGCGCTCCTCGCGTAG
- a CDS encoding ubiquitin-like protein Pup, protein MSGQERVSRPHDPAADDAPAPVAPQVRAQDSDVDALLDSIDDVLEQNAESFVRGFVQKGGE, encoded by the coding sequence ATGTCCGGTCAGGAACGCGTCAGCAGGCCCCACGACCCCGCGGCGGACGACGCCCCGGCTCCCGTCGCACCTCAGGTGCGCGCGCAGGACTCCGACGTCGACGCGCTGCTCGACTCGATCGACGACGTCCTCGAGCAGAACGCCGAGAGCTTCGTGCGCGGCTTCGTCCAGAAGGGCGGCGAGTGA
- the prcB gene encoding proteasome subunit beta gives MTQDHGRLPAAFGRPGSSSFIEFVTEHAPHLLPGAVGGEGVVDGVPHGTTIVAATFDGGVVMAGDRRATAGSYIASRDIEKVFPADEHAVVGIAGSAGLALELVRLFQLELEHYEKIEGRPLSFDGKANRLATMLRSQLGLALRGLAVVPLLAGLDPEVGRGRIVSYDVTGGRYEERDHHAVGSGAAYARGSLKKRWRRGLDGDGAVRVVVEALVDAADDDSATGGPDTLRDIWPVVVLVTPAGAVRVADDVLAEVTGSVLTERREARA, from the coding sequence ATGACCCAGGACCACGGTCGTCTTCCTGCGGCGTTCGGCCGCCCGGGCTCGTCGTCGTTCATCGAGTTCGTCACCGAGCACGCCCCGCACCTGCTGCCGGGTGCGGTCGGCGGCGAGGGCGTCGTCGACGGCGTGCCGCACGGCACGACGATCGTCGCGGCGACCTTCGACGGCGGCGTCGTCATGGCGGGGGACCGCCGGGCGACCGCAGGTTCGTACATCGCGAGCCGCGACATCGAGAAGGTCTTTCCCGCGGACGAGCACGCGGTCGTCGGCATCGCGGGCTCGGCGGGCCTTGCGCTCGAGCTCGTGCGGCTCTTCCAGCTCGAGCTCGAGCACTACGAGAAGATCGAGGGGCGCCCGCTGTCGTTCGACGGCAAGGCGAACCGCCTCGCGACGATGCTCCGCTCGCAGCTCGGTCTCGCGCTGCGCGGGCTCGCGGTCGTGCCGCTGCTCGCGGGCCTCGACCCGGAGGTCGGCCGGGGGCGCATCGTCTCCTACGACGTCACGGGCGGCCGCTACGAGGAGCGGGACCACCACGCGGTCGGCTCGGGCGCGGCGTACGCGCGCGGGTCGCTCAAGAAGCGCTGGCGTCGCGGTCTCGACGGAGACGGCGCGGTGCGCGTCGTCGTCGAGGCGCTCGTCGACGCGGCCGACGACGACTCCGCGACGGGCGGCCCCGACACGCTGCGGGACATCTGGCCCGTCGTCGTCCTCGTGACCCCCGCCGGTGCGGTGCGCGTCGCGGACGACGTCCTGGCAGAGGTCACGGGTTCCGTCCTCACCGAGCGGCGGGAGGCCCGCGCATGA
- a CDS encoding PD-(D/E)XK nuclease family protein yields MTSSAPAETPRARRAPALSPSRANDYQQCPLLFRLRTIDRVPEAPSPAAARGTLVHSVLEGIFDVPAAERKPALALELLPRAWDDLRDRRPEYAGMFDDDAAVDTWLGSARALVERYFTLEDPMRLEPRARELTLEARLEGGPLLRGIVDRIDVAPDGAVRIVDYKTGKAPRPQYGGSVAFQMRFYALVVLLSRGTMPAMLQLVFLGDGQVQRSVPTPGDLERTEAKIRAVWDSIVHDAQEGDFRPRTSKLCDWCAHKALCPAFGGTAPEFPEGAVPLTLGIS; encoded by the coding sequence ATGACCTCCTCCGCACCCGCCGAGACCCCTCGCGCGCGCCGCGCACCCGCGCTCTCACCGTCCCGTGCGAACGACTACCAGCAGTGCCCGCTGCTCTTCCGGCTGCGGACGATCGACCGCGTCCCGGAGGCTCCGAGCCCTGCGGCGGCGCGCGGAACCCTCGTCCACTCGGTGCTCGAGGGGATCTTCGACGTGCCCGCGGCGGAGCGCAAGCCGGCGCTGGCGCTCGAGCTTCTCCCCCGTGCGTGGGACGACCTGCGGGACCGCCGGCCGGAGTATGCGGGGATGTTCGACGACGACGCGGCCGTCGACACCTGGCTCGGCTCGGCGCGTGCGCTCGTCGAGCGGTACTTCACGCTCGAGGACCCGATGCGCCTCGAGCCGCGCGCACGCGAGCTCACGCTCGAGGCCCGGCTCGAGGGCGGGCCGCTGCTGCGCGGGATCGTCGACCGCATCGACGTGGCGCCGGACGGCGCCGTGCGGATCGTCGACTACAAGACGGGCAAGGCGCCGCGCCCCCAGTACGGTGGGTCGGTCGCGTTCCAGATGCGCTTCTACGCGCTCGTCGTGCTGCTCTCGCGCGGGACGATGCCGGCGATGCTCCAGCTCGTGTTCCTCGGGGACGGGCAGGTGCAGCGCAGCGTTCCGACGCCGGGCGACCTCGAGCGCACCGAGGCGAAGATCCGCGCGGTGTGGGACTCGATCGTCCATGACGCGCAGGAGGGCGACTTCAGGCCGCGGACGAGCAAGCTGTGCGACTGGTGCGCGCACAAGGCGCTGTGCCCCGCGTTCGGGGGAACCGCCCCGGAGTTTCCCGAGGGCGCGGTACCGCTCACGCTCGGGATCTCCTGA
- a CDS encoding tRNA (adenine-N1)-methyltransferase, whose translation MTDANPTPTETTAAPTGDAPRALVRPAAAPTAEATGAAVRRGPFRAGERVQLTDPKGKLHTVVLKDGGQFHTHRGYFRHDDVIGSPEGSVVTTTSGVEYLALRPMLSDYTLSMPRGAAVVYPKDAGQIVAMADIFPGARVIEAGVGSGALTLSLLRAVGDFGSVHSIERREDFAQIARGNVEQFFGGPHPAWSLTVGDLAPTLPLVAGPGEVDRVVLDMLAPWENIDEVHTALTPGGVLVCYVATTTQLSRLAEDLRSHGGFGEPEAFETMIRGWHLEGLAVRPNHRMVGHTGFLLTARRMADGIEAPERKRRPSKGYTPATTDDWSPEDIGERPVSDKKVRRVRRDVGRGPDAED comes from the coding sequence GTGACCGACGCGAACCCCACCCCGACCGAGACCACCGCCGCGCCCACGGGCGACGCGCCCCGCGCGCTCGTCCGTCCTGCCGCGGCACCCACGGCCGAGGCCACGGGTGCGGCCGTCCGGCGCGGACCGTTCCGCGCGGGCGAGCGCGTGCAGCTGACCGACCCCAAGGGCAAGCTCCACACCGTCGTCCTCAAGGACGGCGGCCAGTTCCACACGCACCGGGGTTACTTCCGCCACGACGACGTCATCGGCAGCCCTGAGGGCTCGGTCGTCACGACGACGTCGGGCGTCGAATACCTCGCGCTGCGCCCCATGCTGAGCGACTACACGCTCTCGATGCCGCGCGGTGCGGCCGTCGTCTACCCCAAGGACGCGGGCCAGATCGTCGCGATGGCGGACATCTTCCCGGGCGCGCGCGTCATCGAGGCGGGGGTCGGCTCGGGCGCCCTCACGCTCTCGCTGCTGCGCGCCGTGGGGGACTTCGGCTCGGTGCACTCGATCGAGCGTCGCGAGGACTTCGCGCAGATCGCACGCGGCAACGTCGAGCAGTTCTTCGGTGGCCCGCACCCCGCGTGGTCCCTCACCGTGGGCGACCTCGCGCCGACGCTCCCGCTCGTCGCCGGGCCGGGCGAGGTCGACCGCGTCGTCCTCGACATGCTCGCGCCCTGGGAGAACATCGACGAGGTCCACACGGCGCTCACACCGGGCGGCGTGCTCGTCTGCTACGTCGCGACGACGACGCAGCTCTCGCGCCTCGCGGAGGACCTGCGCTCGCACGGCGGCTTCGGCGAGCCCGAGGCGTTCGAGACGATGATCCGCGGCTGGCACCTCGAGGGTCTCGCGGTGCGACCCAACCACCGCATGGTCGGGCACACGGGCTTCCTCCTCACGGCACGTCGCATGGCCGACGGCATCGAGGCCCCCGAGCGCAAGCGCCGTCCGTCGAAGGGCTACACGCCCGCGACGACCGACGACTGGTCGCCCGAGGACATCGGCGAGCGCCCTGTCTCGGACAAGAAGGTGCGGCGAGTCCGTCGCGATGTGGGACGCGGGCCCGACGCCGAGGACTGA
- a CDS encoding site-2 protease family protein — protein sequence MEEHSGTGPGGRRPSGGIVVGRVAGAPVVIDAWWPLGALALAAVYVPTASRVARPLGDLHANGIPTAAVVTIMTVAFVVLLLASVALHEVAHALVARGHGHAVRRVTLTAWGGHTAYDPRGTTPRSHLLTALAGPAVNVLLALLLGILAVVLGSSAAPTATLVTVQVLLAGAAANGVVAVVNLVPALPYDGGAALEAIVWRMTRDRAAATRVAAASGYGIAVAIVVVLLAWWLLAQDAPPPLVVVWGLVLAGLVWHGAGRAAASAVPAARAATLDPAKLVHPVSVVEPDATIDDALSTLLADGVRAIVVPDALGRPIAWADGAALAAAPAERRDGHVLEVATALAPAAPVEASLTGIDLFEAVRAVSDAPVIVAVRHGRIVGVIVVAEVVAALRAPVRRTPRGGAAQGN from the coding sequence GTGGAGGAGCACAGCGGGACCGGGCCTGGGGGCAGGCGTCCGTCCGGCGGCATCGTCGTCGGACGTGTCGCGGGAGCGCCCGTCGTCATCGACGCGTGGTGGCCGCTCGGCGCGCTCGCGCTCGCGGCCGTCTACGTGCCCACCGCCTCGCGCGTCGCGCGCCCGCTCGGCGACCTCCACGCGAACGGCATCCCGACGGCGGCCGTCGTGACGATCATGACCGTCGCGTTCGTCGTCCTCCTGCTGGCTTCCGTCGCGCTCCACGAGGTCGCGCACGCGCTCGTCGCGCGTGGGCACGGCCACGCCGTGAGGCGCGTGACGCTCACGGCGTGGGGAGGCCACACGGCGTACGACCCGCGCGGCACGACGCCCCGCAGCCACCTGCTCACCGCGCTCGCGGGCCCCGCGGTCAACGTCCTGCTCGCTCTCCTGCTCGGCATCCTCGCCGTCGTCCTCGGCTCGTCCGCCGCGCCGACGGCCACCCTCGTCACCGTCCAGGTCCTCCTCGCGGGCGCCGCCGCCAACGGCGTCGTCGCGGTCGTCAACCTCGTGCCCGCGCTTCCCTACGACGGCGGTGCGGCGCTCGAGGCGATCGTCTGGCGGATGACGCGCGACCGCGCGGCGGCGACGCGCGTCGCCGCCGCGAGCGGCTACGGCATCGCCGTCGCGATCGTCGTCGTCCTGCTCGCGTGGTGGCTGCTCGCGCAGGACGCGCCGCCCCCGCTCGTCGTCGTGTGGGGCCTCGTCCTCGCCGGACTCGTGTGGCACGGCGCCGGCCGCGCCGCGGCCTCGGCCGTGCCGGCCGCGCGTGCTGCGACGCTCGACCCGGCCAAGCTCGTCCATCCGGTCTCCGTCGTCGAACCTGACGCGACGATCGACGACGCGCTCTCGACGCTCCTCGCCGACGGCGTGCGCGCGATCGTCGTGCCCGACGCACTCGGCCGCCCCATCGCGTGGGCCGACGGCGCGGCGCTCGCGGCGGCCCCCGCCGAACGGCGCGACGGTCACGTGCTCGAGGTCGCGACAGCCCTCGCCCCGGCCGCGCCGGTCGAGGCGTCGCTCACAGGGATCGATCTCTTCGAGGCTGTCCGAGCGGTGTCGGACGCCCCCGTCATCGTCGCCGTCCGTCACGGGCGCATCGTCGGCGTCATCGTCGTCGCCGAGGTCGTCGCGGCGCTCCGCGCCCCCGTCAGGCGGACCCCGCGCGGCGGTGCGGCGCAGGGCAACTAG
- a CDS encoding PAC2 family protein — protein sequence MDDSELPEQAPARDTVLVAAFEGWNDAGGAATAAVLHLVEQLSATKVADIDPEEFYDFQVNRPVVATEEDGSRSLTWPTTTVAVVTLGDRRLVLVHATEPSMRWRTYCTELLRIADGLDVGTVVTLGGLLADVPHTRPIPVTATSDDPTTRALLDLPSSEYEGPTGIVGVLQSAARAHGLRSFSVWAAVPHYVAHGPSPKATLAILSRLEELLGLTVPLGDLVDDARAWEDGVDVLAREDEEIAEYVGQLEAAKDAVDLPEASGDAIAREFERYLRRREDGKGDGPGRPDGPAA from the coding sequence ATGGACGACTCCGAGCTCCCCGAGCAGGCCCCGGCACGGGACACGGTCCTCGTCGCCGCGTTCGAGGGGTGGAACGATGCCGGCGGAGCCGCGACCGCGGCCGTGCTCCACCTCGTCGAGCAGCTCTCCGCGACGAAGGTCGCAGACATCGACCCCGAGGAGTTCTACGACTTCCAGGTCAACCGGCCCGTCGTCGCGACCGAGGAGGACGGCTCCCGCTCGCTCACCTGGCCGACGACGACCGTCGCCGTCGTGACTCTCGGCGACCGTCGCCTCGTCCTCGTCCACGCGACCGAGCCCTCGATGCGCTGGCGCACCTACTGCACCGAGCTCCTGCGGATCGCCGACGGCCTCGACGTCGGAACCGTCGTCACGCTCGGCGGGCTCCTCGCCGACGTCCCGCACACGCGGCCCATCCCCGTGACGGCGACGAGCGACGACCCCACGACGCGCGCGCTGCTCGACCTCCCGTCGAGCGAGTACGAGGGTCCGACGGGCATCGTCGGCGTCCTGCAGTCCGCCGCGCGGGCGCACGGGCTGCGCTCCTTCTCCGTGTGGGCGGCGGTCCCCCACTACGTCGCACATGGTCCGTCACCCAAGGCGACGCTCGCGATCCTCTCGAGGCTCGAGGAGCTGCTCGGCCTCACCGTGCCGCTCGGCGACCTCGTCGACGACGCGCGCGCGTGGGAGGACGGGGTCGACGTCCTCGCCCGCGAGGACGAGGAGATCGCCGAGTACGTCGGGCAGCTCGAGGCCGCCAAGGACGCGGTCGATCTCCCCGAGGCGAGCGGGGACGCGATCGCGCGCGAGTTCGAGCGCTACCTGCGCCGTCGCGAGGACGGCAAGGGCGACGGCCCCGGGCGCCCGGACGGGCCAGCGGCCTGA
- a CDS encoding HAD family phosphatase: MQDATLATTLVDAPGFVPEAVLWDMDGTIIDTEPYWLAAEAELVAEHGGTWSDAQGLELVGMNLLDSAVALQEHGVSLTRQEIADDLTGRVAALLAARVPWRPGAAELLADLRERGVPCALVTMSYREMVQHLLDALPAGTFDVVVTGDEVERGKPDPEPYLRAADLLGVDVARCVAIEDSRPGVASALASGAATIAVRGHVPVAQHPGLSRVRSLETLDLGLLGHVLAGGIVDDLGDDE; the protein is encoded by the coding sequence GTGCAGGACGCGACGCTCGCGACGACTCTCGTCGACGCGCCGGGGTTCGTCCCCGAGGCCGTGCTGTGGGACATGGACGGCACGATCATCGACACGGAGCCCTACTGGCTCGCTGCCGAGGCCGAGCTCGTGGCCGAGCACGGCGGCACCTGGTCGGACGCGCAGGGCCTCGAGCTCGTCGGCATGAACCTGCTCGACAGCGCCGTCGCCCTCCAGGAGCACGGGGTCAGCCTCACACGCCAGGAGATCGCCGACGACCTCACGGGCCGTGTCGCGGCGCTGCTCGCCGCAAGGGTCCCGTGGCGCCCCGGCGCCGCCGAGCTGCTCGCCGACCTGCGCGAGCGCGGCGTGCCGTGCGCGCTCGTGACGATGTCCTACCGCGAGATGGTCCAGCACCTGCTCGACGCACTGCCCGCCGGCACGTTCGACGTGGTCGTCACGGGCGACGAGGTCGAGCGCGGCAAGCCCGACCCCGAGCCCTACCTGCGCGCCGCCGACCTCCTCGGCGTCGACGTCGCCCGCTGCGTCGCGATCGAGGACTCGCGCCCCGGCGTCGCGTCCGCGCTCGCCTCGGGCGCCGCGACGATCGCCGTGCGGGGCCACGTGCCCGTCGCCCAGCACCCCGGCCTCAGCCGCGTGAGGTCGCTCGAGACGCTCGACCTCGGCCTCCTCGGTCACGTCCTCGCGGGCGGGATCGTCGACGACCTCGGCGACGACGAGTAG